One genomic segment of Paenibacillus xylanexedens includes these proteins:
- a CDS encoding methyl-accepting chemotaxis protein, translating to MKWTLGAKTVAGLVLISIITYGTSGFFIFFVKDWVTLDIPNWVYISIILIMGVCWNGILGWFASRWLTRPIVHLSRAAQQVSAGDLTTEIPQRRTQDELTVLYDAFRAMVSNLRSIVNDIADSTRTTSQNAQSLSEAITQAAEQIEMMSDAVDHIAVGVEEQKVTSHQSLITADEMLNDFQRMHSQSMDMTEMSGQMERSVDHTKQTFSSLMKGMDELAESHNRSRDIMLLLEKEASDIEVITQSVKNIAEETGLLALNASIEAARAGEEGSGFAVVAQQIRKLADESKASVHRINELISRVQERIRETAQLSHEQHGLVVNESERTISVDQTLHELTGTVEVFMKGAHDIGSKIAEQTGRVEQTHGHVKKIQGKAGSFSDEARRIMDAAHEETAIMEEISSSAEELRQLTDRLLDKTKAFRMQP from the coding sequence ATGAAATGGACTTTAGGAGCAAAGACTGTCGCAGGTCTGGTACTGATTTCGATTATTACCTACGGAACTAGCGGCTTTTTTATATTTTTTGTCAAAGACTGGGTTACGTTAGATATTCCGAATTGGGTATACATATCGATTATCCTGATCATGGGAGTATGCTGGAACGGGATTCTGGGATGGTTTGCCTCACGCTGGCTGACTCGTCCAATCGTTCACCTGTCCCGGGCTGCACAGCAGGTTTCAGCGGGGGATCTGACAACCGAAATTCCGCAGCGACGCACGCAGGATGAACTTACCGTATTATATGATGCTTTTCGCGCAATGGTTTCTAACCTTCGAAGCATTGTAAATGATATTGCAGACAGTACAAGAACGACTTCACAGAACGCACAGTCTCTGAGTGAAGCGATTACCCAAGCCGCCGAACAGATCGAGATGATGTCGGATGCGGTGGATCATATTGCTGTAGGCGTAGAAGAGCAGAAGGTCACTTCCCATCAATCTCTGATCACTGCGGATGAGATGCTGAACGATTTCCAGCGTATGCATAGCCAGTCCATGGACATGACAGAGATGTCCGGTCAGATGGAACGATCGGTGGATCATACAAAACAGACTTTCTCATCGTTGATGAAAGGGATGGACGAGCTGGCCGAGTCGCACAATCGTTCTCGCGACATTATGTTGTTGCTGGAGAAGGAAGCCTCCGATATCGAGGTAATAACCCAGTCTGTCAAAAACATCGCTGAGGAAACAGGGTTACTTGCCCTGAATGCATCCATTGAGGCTGCACGAGCTGGCGAAGAAGGTTCTGGTTTTGCAGTCGTGGCGCAGCAGATCCGCAAGCTGGCAGACGAAAGTAAGGCATCGGTACACCGTATTAATGAGTTGATTAGTCGTGTGCAAGAGCGGATCAGGGAGACAGCTCAACTGTCTCATGAGCAGCATGGTCTCGTGGTTAATGAATCGGAGCGGACCATCTCTGTGGATCAGACGTTGCATGAACTGACAGGCACGGTGGAAGTATTTATGAAGGGTGCGCATGATATCGGTTCCAAGATTGCAGAACAGACCGGTCGCGTGGAGCAAACGCACGGTCATGTGAAGAAGATCCAGGGGAAAGCCGGATCGTTCTCGGATGAGGCGAGACGAATTATGGATGCCGCACACGAAGAGACAGCCATCATGGAGGAGATTTCATCCTCGGCTGAAGAACTGAGACAATTAACCGATCGGTTATTGGACAAAACCAAAGCATTCCGGATGCAGCCTTAA
- a CDS encoding stalk domain-containing protein, with the protein MKKKVVLGLMVGTLTLGIGTGALAATGLEQIKAYLNSKITLKMNGATVTAKDANGKTVLPITYNGTTYLPVRAVGSLLGTEITYDSATSSVLIGGTNGSAPVTNGKVTLSALGTSVLGSTAWHTKDPKDTTYKGKDYKDVYLHNDPTKQGDDIQINTGKKYSSLHLELAALKGNQEIHIYDQDLATLKKFNISPESGMMSLDVDVKGTDAVYVEIVSEDPGSALFVPLTTSYLTK; encoded by the coding sequence ATGAAGAAAAAGGTTGTACTGGGTTTGATGGTAGGCACATTAACGCTTGGGATCGGAACAGGTGCACTCGCAGCAACAGGACTGGAACAGATTAAAGCTTATCTGAACAGCAAGATTACGCTAAAAATGAATGGTGCCACGGTGACAGCCAAAGATGCCAATGGTAAAACAGTGTTGCCTATCACTTACAACGGAACGACTTATTTGCCTGTGCGTGCTGTGGGATCTTTGCTTGGGACAGAGATCACTTATGACAGTGCAACTTCATCCGTCCTGATTGGCGGAACGAATGGATCTGCGCCCGTAACCAACGGAAAAGTAACGCTGAGTGCACTTGGAACATCCGTACTGGGATCTACCGCTTGGCACACCAAAGATCCTAAGGATACCACATATAAAGGCAAGGATTACAAGGATGTTTATCTGCATAATGATCCTACGAAACAGGGGGATGATATCCAGATTAATACGGGTAAAAAGTATTCTTCTCTGCACTTGGAACTTGCCGCGCTGAAAGGAAATCAGGAGATTCATATCTATGATCAGGATCTCGCGACACTCAAAAAGTTCAATATCTCTCCAGAAAGCGGTATGATGAGTCTAGATGTGGATGTTAAAGGTACAGACGCTGTCTATGTAGAGATTGTATCTGAAGATCCGGGTTCGGCTCTGTTTGTACCGCTCACAACATCGTATCTGACGAAGTAA
- a CDS encoding ring-cleaving dioxygenase: protein MQIKGLHHVSALTAHADQNYRFYTNIMGLRLIKKTVNQDDVSVYHLFYGDEKGNPGTELTFFEIPMAGQTREGVNSISGTSLRVPSDAALTYWQQRFDEFEVPHGEIVERGGRATLSFTDFEGQRLILVSDENNTGVAGGKPWDQSPVPAEYGIVGLGPIHLTVKDASLTAPVLTELLGFRAKGSYPAFTPGQPDVLVFESGEGGSGSEVHVEERNDLAQERPGRGSVHHVAFRVDNEEELKQWVERVHNFQFPNSGFVDRFYFRSLYFREANGILFELATDGPGFDTDEELEHLGESLALPPFLEGRRAEIEANLKPLDTMIR from the coding sequence ATGCAAATCAAAGGACTTCACCACGTATCCGCTCTAACAGCACATGCCGATCAGAACTATCGTTTCTACACTAATATCATGGGTCTGCGCCTCATCAAAAAAACAGTCAACCAGGACGACGTGTCCGTCTACCATCTCTTCTATGGCGATGAGAAAGGTAATCCGGGTACCGAACTTACCTTCTTCGAGATTCCGATGGCCGGACAGACTCGTGAAGGGGTGAACAGCATATCTGGAACGTCACTGCGCGTTCCAAGTGATGCGGCACTTACGTACTGGCAGCAACGTTTTGACGAATTCGAAGTCCCACATGGAGAGATTGTTGAACGGGGTGGCCGTGCCACGCTCTCGTTCACAGACTTTGAAGGACAACGTCTGATTCTGGTCTCCGATGAAAACAATACAGGTGTCGCTGGTGGTAAACCATGGGATCAGAGCCCTGTGCCTGCCGAGTATGGCATTGTAGGTCTTGGCCCCATCCATCTTACGGTAAAAGATGCTTCCCTTACCGCTCCGGTTCTCACCGAACTACTTGGTTTCAGAGCCAAAGGAAGTTACCCTGCCTTTACTCCAGGTCAACCTGATGTACTCGTTTTTGAATCCGGCGAAGGTGGCAGCGGCTCCGAGGTGCATGTTGAGGAACGGAATGACCTTGCCCAAGAGCGTCCTGGACGTGGCAGTGTACACCATGTTGCGTTCCGTGTGGATAACGAAGAAGAACTCAAACAATGGGTGGAACGGGTTCATAACTTCCAATTCCCTAACTCCGGTTTTGTAGATCGCTTCTACTTCCGCTCCCTGTATTTCCGTGAAGCAAACGGTATTCTGTTCGAACTTGCAACCGATGGTCCGGGATTTGATACAGACGAAGAATTGGAGCATCTGGGAGAATCGCTTGCCTTGCCTCCATTCCTTGAAGGCCGCCGCGCTGAGATTGAAGCGAACCTGAAACCACTGGATACCATGATCCGCTAA
- a CDS encoding TIGR02206 family membrane protein translates to MAYPPWLDPYDAEPFILFSRSHIVSISVITALIVLMFLLRHHLRSWSERARRILRIVLACIMFACEIVLQLWYVYGGIWSLQTSLPLELCSLSLLLSALLLLTRSRLLHSVLLFAGIAGALMAILTPNLGYGYAHFRFIQFFVAHACIILALLYMTWVEQLRPSWRSVAGSMIFVNVAALIVYVVDVMLDANYMFLRHKPSTPSVLDMLGPYPMYILGEEILALVLFSLMYILLFAIPDRLKHRVKKGKSSAL, encoded by the coding sequence ATGGCGTATCCACCATGGCTGGACCCTTATGACGCAGAGCCGTTTATCCTGTTCTCCCGTTCACATATCGTTTCGATTAGCGTAATTACAGCATTGATTGTACTGATGTTTTTGCTTCGACACCATCTTCGATCATGGTCAGAGAGGGCACGCCGCATACTGCGGATTGTTCTGGCCTGCATCATGTTTGCCTGCGAAATCGTGCTGCAACTCTGGTATGTGTATGGAGGGATATGGAGCCTGCAGACGTCACTGCCACTCGAACTATGCAGTCTGTCTCTGCTATTATCGGCGTTGTTACTGTTAACACGCAGTCGACTGTTACATTCTGTACTGCTGTTTGCAGGCATTGCTGGAGCCCTTATGGCGATCCTGACTCCTAATCTGGGTTATGGTTATGCACATTTTCGATTTATTCAATTTTTCGTTGCTCATGCCTGTATCATTCTGGCTTTACTCTACATGACCTGGGTGGAACAGCTGCGACCTAGCTGGAGATCTGTAGCAGGTTCGATGATATTTGTGAATGTGGCAGCATTAATCGTATACGTTGTAGATGTCATGCTTGACGCGAATTATATGTTTTTGAGACACAAGCCGAGTACACCCTCGGTGCTTGATATGTTAGGTCCGTATCCCATGTACATCCTTGGGGAAGAGATACTTGCGTTAGTCTTGTTTTCGCTAATGTACATTTTGCTCTTTGCCATCCCAGATCGGTTGAAGCATCGTGTGAAAAAAGGTAAAAGCTCCGCGCTATAG
- a CDS encoding SDR family oxidoreductase, with the protein MTEQRLEGKVAIVTGGGSGIGQATAIRFAEHGAKVYMLDRTPENAEETKQTIEKAGGEAYVIECDISKPDNVQKAINQAAAEAGKLDIIFANAGINGTMAPIETMEIEDWDQTMEINMRGTFATVKYAIPHLKEHGGSIIITSSINGNRVFSGIGFSAYASSKAGQTAFTKMAALELARYKIRVNAVCPGAIDTNIDDNTYPSDDLKEVQIPVEFPEGHEHPLKGEPGTSKQVANLVLFLASDEASHVTGTRIYVDGAESLLRG; encoded by the coding sequence ATGACAGAACAACGTTTGGAAGGCAAAGTCGCGATTGTAACCGGAGGTGGATCGGGGATTGGTCAGGCTACCGCTATTCGTTTCGCCGAGCATGGGGCCAAAGTGTACATGCTGGATCGCACACCCGAAAATGCGGAGGAAACCAAGCAGACGATTGAAAAGGCTGGCGGAGAAGCGTATGTGATCGAATGTGATATCTCCAAACCGGATAATGTGCAGAAGGCAATCAATCAGGCTGCGGCTGAAGCGGGTAAACTGGATATCATATTTGCGAATGCTGGCATTAACGGAACGATGGCCCCGATTGAAACGATGGAAATCGAGGACTGGGACCAGACGATGGAGATTAATATGCGCGGAACCTTCGCAACCGTCAAATATGCCATCCCCCATCTGAAAGAACACGGCGGAAGCATCATTATCACCAGTTCCATCAACGGTAACCGGGTCTTCTCAGGGATCGGTTTCTCTGCATACGCTTCCAGCAAAGCGGGACAAACAGCATTTACGAAGATGGCTGCACTGGAGCTAGCTCGTTATAAAATTCGCGTAAACGCCGTCTGCCCAGGAGCCATCGATACCAACATTGATGATAACACCTACCCGTCCGATGATCTGAAAGAAGTACAGATTCCCGTTGAATTCCCTGAGGGTCACGAACATCCGCTCAAGGGCGAACCTGGAACGTCGAAGCAAGTGGCGAACCTCGTTCTGTTCCTCGCTTCCGATGAAGCCTCTCATGTTACAGGTACACGAATCTATGTGGATGGTGCGGAATCTCTGCTCCGTGGATAA
- a CDS encoding YqkE family protein — protein sequence MAKSKKRTPAPKAAVAQDKPTTLKDLLSSDVLEKLKAQADEAKAAEAALKEQERQQAEEARQAEQKRRDNDFEYLLNNSAMDWKKHK from the coding sequence ATGGCAAAATCCAAAAAACGCACTCCTGCTCCCAAAGCAGCAGTAGCACAGGATAAACCCACAACACTGAAGGATCTGCTTAGCAGTGATGTGCTGGAGAAGCTGAAAGCTCAGGCGGATGAAGCCAAGGCTGCCGAAGCGGCTCTTAAAGAGCAGGAACGTCAGCAAGCAGAAGAAGCTCGCCAAGCGGAGCAGAAGCGCCGGGATAACGACTTCGAATATTTGCTTAATAACAGCGCTATGGACTGGAAGAAACATAAGTAA
- a CDS encoding peptidylprolyl isomerase yields MSLRWKKNTVVSLVLAMLLIVISGCGRPSSGATETPAPVEPTGPNPVATIEMADGQKIVIELYPEIAPNTVNNFISLANQGFYDGLIFHRVIPGFMVQSGDPNGNGSGGPGYTIKGEFTSNGHKNHLNHTRGVISMARKDGDLDSAGSQFFIMLADADHLDNAYASFGKVTEGIETVDNIAAQEIGEGDKPVSDQVMKKVTVDTHGLEYPEPVKMP; encoded by the coding sequence ATGTCTTTACGGTGGAAAAAAAACACAGTGGTTTCGCTGGTTCTCGCGATGCTGCTTATCGTCATTAGTGGTTGTGGACGCCCTTCGAGTGGCGCTACAGAAACACCAGCTCCAGTTGAACCAACGGGTCCCAATCCGGTAGCTACTATTGAAATGGCAGATGGACAGAAGATCGTCATTGAGTTATATCCGGAAATTGCACCCAATACGGTGAACAATTTTATTTCACTAGCGAATCAGGGGTTCTATGACGGCCTGATCTTTCACCGGGTCATTCCAGGCTTTATGGTTCAAAGTGGTGACCCAAATGGTAACGGTTCGGGCGGCCCGGGATACACGATTAAGGGCGAATTTACATCCAATGGTCACAAAAACCACCTGAATCATACTCGCGGAGTTATTTCCATGGCACGAAAAGATGGAGATCTGGATTCCGCAGGCTCCCAATTCTTCATCATGTTAGCTGACGCGGATCATTTGGATAATGCCTATGCTTCCTTCGGTAAAGTAACGGAAGGCATAGAAACTGTGGATAACATTGCTGCTCAGGAAATAGGTGAAGGTGACAAACCGGTTTCCGATCAAGTTATGAAAAAAGTTACGGTAGACACCCACGGTCTGGAATATCCAGAGCCGGTAAAAATGCCTTAA
- a CDS encoding MFS transporter encodes MNFSWKRNLVILWIGVFFCSTAYSISIPFLPLFLSADLGVRDHLELWSGLAFGITFLASALVSPFWGSLADKYGRKPMLIRSGYSLAVLYLINYFVQDPYSLIVVRLFQGLLAGFVPAAIALVGTNTPEEKTGYALGIMSTAGATGGIIGPLIGGVVSHYYGNRNAFLFSAIVVLVSAIIATFWVKEENFNRNKARSHVMDDIREARANRLFMTVLGMMGICTFSVMILEPLLTVYVMEMGVQPDRASLSSGIIFSAVGVATVIMAPRWGKIGSRIGYGKVLIIGLVGGAVGNLLQFFTTGYIAFGILRFVYGLFFAAVFPAINAMIVQATASSFRGRAFSLNQSAAQIGTMAGPIIGGVLGGWLPIRWIFIINGVALIITAIVAKWSGLDHKLPLASKVSAKR; translated from the coding sequence ATGAACTTCTCGTGGAAGCGCAATCTGGTCATATTGTGGATTGGTGTATTTTTTTGCAGCACCGCCTATTCGATCTCGATTCCATTTCTGCCCCTGTTTCTAAGTGCTGACTTGGGGGTTCGTGATCACCTGGAGTTATGGTCAGGACTGGCATTTGGCATTACGTTTCTCGCGAGTGCACTCGTGTCTCCGTTCTGGGGATCACTGGCTGACAAATACGGACGCAAGCCCATGCTGATCCGGTCGGGATACAGCCTTGCCGTCTTGTATTTAATCAATTATTTCGTTCAGGACCCGTATTCTCTGATTGTTGTTCGATTGTTTCAGGGTCTGCTTGCAGGGTTTGTTCCAGCAGCGATTGCTCTGGTAGGCACAAATACACCTGAAGAGAAGACTGGTTATGCACTTGGTATTATGTCCACTGCAGGAGCCACTGGTGGTATTATTGGACCGTTAATTGGTGGCGTGGTGAGTCATTATTATGGCAACCGGAATGCATTTTTGTTTTCGGCTATTGTTGTGTTAGTCTCAGCAATCATCGCAACCTTCTGGGTAAAAGAAGAGAACTTCAACCGGAACAAAGCGCGTTCCCACGTCATGGATGACATTCGTGAAGCAAGAGCGAATCGTTTGTTTATGACGGTGCTTGGCATGATGGGCATATGTACATTCTCCGTCATGATTCTGGAGCCACTATTGACGGTCTATGTGATGGAGATGGGCGTTCAGCCGGATCGCGCCTCACTCAGCTCGGGTATTATTTTCTCAGCGGTGGGGGTAGCAACAGTTATTATGGCGCCGCGTTGGGGCAAGATTGGTTCAAGGATTGGATACGGTAAAGTGTTGATCATTGGACTTGTTGGTGGGGCTGTAGGGAATCTTCTGCAGTTCTTTACAACAGGTTATATAGCATTCGGCATTTTACGATTTGTGTATGGTTTATTCTTTGCGGCTGTATTTCCGGCAATTAACGCCATGATTGTGCAGGCTACCGCATCGAGTTTCCGGGGCAGGGCTTTTAGTCTGAATCAGTCCGCTGCCCAGATCGGGACGATGGCGGGACCGATTATTGGTGGTGTACTTGGGGGCTGGCTGCCGATACGCTGGATATTTATTATTAATGGAGTGGCATTGATCATCACTGCGATTGTAGCGAAGTGGTCAGGATTGGATCACAAACTGCCCTTGGCAAGTAAGGTTTCCGCTAAGCGGTGA
- a CDS encoding sensor histidine kinase produces MKNVPKAIVILWMSVLIILGMPHGIVFATTGVVQQPVSITGWEVKWGNVDDQGFISEVKGADEIWEKQGSDKLEYSNTDRSNSLWTRLTIPELSEESSAIRFENIKGNHIVVYLEDRKVYENYHYNYDNNAVLLPLSSENSGDTLYVWSQNEKGRLGIQGTVQVGPYAALQEKYIHNGLIDVILGATFVFTAITMLSCTFFLGKFHKGLWISLCIVMGSIGTMIITYSQFLYTFYQVYGDLYSVVFDLAMLLGMPALCYFFEQIIGPGLHGIFTKLRKILFLYSVIAVFSLFIYVTSGGQWEILYNLLVQRVVGMVLVILLTILLVGTIAKALQRNREAMLLATGFGTFALISVAELLWYYQRSGTYHLLWWKWSMVAFVISLIAILGSRFAEKHTKVLEYSKELELFNNELQRSEKMEIISELAASVAHEVRNPLQVTRGFLQLMTEQEDNKNKGYVRIALEELDRASGIITDFLTFAKPEFDHIISLNISDEFNHIEGILVPMANLEGGKITTDIPPDLYIRGNSSKFKQAFINIIKNSIEALQGQGQIDIWAYKQDGMIKVHVRDNGEGMDEEALSRLGEPYFSNKIKGTGLGMMVTFRIVEAMQGQISFTSTKGVGTEAVVSFVEFVD; encoded by the coding sequence ATGAAAAATGTGCCCAAAGCTATCGTCATCTTATGGATGAGTGTATTGATTATTCTAGGCATGCCACATGGGATAGTCTTTGCAACTACAGGAGTGGTTCAGCAACCTGTATCCATTACAGGATGGGAAGTAAAATGGGGGAACGTTGACGATCAAGGGTTCATCAGTGAGGTTAAGGGAGCAGACGAAATATGGGAAAAGCAAGGCAGCGATAAGTTAGAGTATAGCAATACGGATCGATCGAATTCTTTATGGACTCGCCTGACCATTCCTGAGTTGAGTGAGGAAAGTTCAGCCATTCGATTTGAGAACATTAAAGGCAATCATATTGTTGTTTATCTGGAAGACCGCAAGGTCTACGAGAACTACCATTACAATTATGATAATAATGCTGTGTTGCTGCCCTTATCCAGCGAAAATTCAGGTGACACGCTCTATGTATGGTCGCAAAATGAAAAAGGCCGTCTGGGGATACAAGGTACTGTTCAGGTTGGACCTTATGCCGCGTTACAGGAGAAATATATTCATAACGGACTTATTGATGTAATTCTGGGCGCTACCTTTGTGTTCACAGCGATTACGATGCTGAGTTGTACGTTCTTCCTTGGCAAATTCCATAAGGGATTATGGATCTCGCTATGCATCGTGATGGGTTCCATCGGCACGATGATCATCACGTACTCGCAATTTTTGTATACGTTCTATCAGGTATATGGTGACCTGTATTCCGTAGTCTTTGATCTGGCGATGCTGCTGGGTATGCCAGCGCTATGTTATTTTTTTGAACAGATTATCGGGCCAGGACTGCATGGAATCTTCACCAAACTGCGAAAGATACTATTCTTATATTCAGTTATCGCGGTGTTCTCTCTATTTATCTATGTTACTTCAGGTGGGCAATGGGAGATCCTCTACAATCTGCTCGTACAGCGTGTGGTTGGCATGGTGCTGGTCATTCTGCTGACAATCCTGTTGGTTGGTACCATCGCCAAAGCGCTGCAACGAAATCGGGAAGCTATGCTGCTTGCGACAGGATTTGGTACATTTGCCTTGATCAGTGTGGCTGAACTGTTGTGGTATTATCAGCGGAGTGGGACGTATCATCTGTTATGGTGGAAATGGTCCATGGTTGCATTTGTGATCTCGTTGATTGCCATTCTCGGAAGTCGTTTTGCCGAAAAACATACTAAAGTTCTAGAGTATTCCAAGGAACTGGAGCTGTTCAACAATGAGTTGCAGCGATCCGAAAAGATGGAGATTATTAGCGAACTGGCTGCTTCCGTTGCCCATGAAGTACGTAATCCACTTCAGGTGACAAGAGGCTTCCTGCAGCTTATGACAGAACAGGAAGACAACAAAAATAAGGGGTATGTGCGAATTGCACTGGAAGAACTTGATCGGGCTTCGGGCATCATAACGGATTTTCTTACCTTTGCCAAACCTGAGTTTGACCATATTATCTCGCTCAATATCTCGGATGAGTTCAATCATATTGAAGGCATTCTTGTACCGATGGCTAATCTGGAAGGTGGGAAAATCACCACCGACATTCCGCCAGATCTATATATTCGAGGCAATTCCTCGAAGTTCAAGCAGGCTTTTATCAATATTATCAAGAACAGTATTGAAGCTCTGCAGGGACAAGGTCAGATTGATATCTGGGCGTACAAGCAGGATGGAATGATTAAGGTGCATGTCAGGGATAACGGAGAAGGAATGGACGAGGAAGCACTCTCCCGGTTGGGCGAGCCTTATTTCTCCAATAAAATCAAAGGCACGGGCCTCGGCATGATGGTGACATTCCGAATTGTTGAAGCGATGCAAGGACAGATTAGCTTTACAAGCACCAAAGGGGTAGGAACAGAAGCGGTTGTATCTTTTGTCGAGTTCGTCGATTGA
- a CDS encoding NHLP leader peptide family RiPP precursor, translating into MMVSEKTLHEDIIEKAWTDEHFRQQLHSNPKQALREAFGIVIPENIQVRTVEEQQNDYVLVIPPNPSKVNYDVNCGPWRS; encoded by the coding sequence ATGATGGTATCAGAGAAAACGTTGCATGAGGATATTATTGAAAAGGCTTGGACTGACGAGCACTTCAGACAACAATTGCACTCCAATCCGAAGCAGGCGCTTCGTGAAGCGTTCGGCATCGTAATTCCGGAGAACATTCAGGTACGCACTGTTGAGGAGCAGCAGAATGACTATGTGCTTGTCATACCTCCCAACCCTTCCAAAGTAAATTATGATGTGAATTGTGGGCCTTGGAGAAGTTAA
- a CDS encoding acyltransferase has translation MKKTRIAEWTELRGIAFLAIVMQHSIAEYIYRADIEQPDSIMLTMIYHLTRFGTPTFVFLSGVMLFYHHRNTKPEYPRFIRKRFGDIYMPFVVWTLIYWLSVRIFTPAFWLAGIPDFRSLIRELFIPQTGYHLWFVIMVFQFYILFPLFWTGAKTIQRRIQNTSRFTPMQVIIGLILFAAALYALLMQWSYYNMGDWTESMSEPWSTLLQYRSYSWVMYWFYFLLGAVCAWSVDSWRSWTTKILPWTICLFIGMYIWLGYDVLRGSGDVVNLNISTYLKPTTFLIIMAQMFMMYGFLVLMRGKDTRFQRLLAWIGRYSFGGYLVHALVIYAIAYVTRPLQLSGWHLPVTLLSFLVTVGIALAISWALSKLPGSRFTVGLMRKPRLTPNPSAAVDKRNSPERTPSPGSTRSPGTSEPF, from the coding sequence GTGAAAAAAACGCGAATAGCGGAATGGACCGAACTGCGGGGCATTGCCTTTCTGGCGATTGTCATGCAGCATAGTATCGCTGAGTATATCTATCGCGCTGATATTGAACAACCGGATTCCATTATGCTGACCATGATTTATCATCTGACCCGATTTGGTACGCCAACGTTTGTATTTTTATCGGGTGTAATGTTGTTTTACCATCATCGTAACACCAAACCGGAATATCCTCGCTTCATTCGAAAGCGATTTGGCGATATCTATATGCCGTTTGTCGTATGGACACTGATCTACTGGCTTTCTGTCCGTATCTTCACCCCCGCGTTCTGGCTTGCAGGCATACCGGATTTTCGCAGTCTGATTCGTGAACTGTTTATACCACAGACGGGATATCATCTCTGGTTTGTCATTATGGTGTTTCAGTTCTATATTCTGTTCCCCCTGTTCTGGACAGGAGCGAAAACCATTCAGAGACGTATCCAGAACACCTCACGTTTCACGCCCATGCAAGTCATTATCGGACTAATTCTCTTTGCAGCAGCACTATATGCCCTGCTTATGCAATGGTCCTACTATAATATGGGGGACTGGACAGAATCCATGTCTGAGCCTTGGTCAACGTTGCTGCAATATCGCTCCTATTCATGGGTGATGTACTGGTTCTACTTTTTACTGGGTGCCGTATGTGCTTGGTCAGTAGATAGCTGGAGGAGTTGGACCACGAAGATCCTGCCATGGACAATCTGTCTGTTTATAGGGATGTATATATGGCTTGGTTACGATGTGCTGCGTGGGTCCGGGGATGTTGTTAATCTGAATATCTCCACCTATCTGAAACCAACCACATTCCTGATCATTATGGCTCAGATGTTTATGATGTATGGTTTCCTTGTACTAATGCGGGGCAAAGATACACGGTTTCAGCGCCTCTTAGCCTGGATTGGCCGCTATTCATTTGGTGGATATCTGGTTCATGCACTGGTGATCTACGCGATCGCTTACGTCACCAGACCGCTTCAACTCAGTGGATGGCATCTGCCTGTAACGTTGCTATCGTTCCTTGTAACCGTTGGTATTGCTCTTGCAATCAGTTGGGCGCTGTCCAAGCTTCCTGGCTCACGTTTCACCGTAGGGTTAATGCGCAAACCACGTTTAACTCCCAATCCATCAGCTGCTGTGGACAAAAGAAATTCACCTGAGCGAACTCCGTCACCCGGCTCAACTCGCAGTCCGGGAACGAGTGAGCCGTTTTAG